The genome window GCAGCGCCGACACGGAGCGAGTCGCGCCCAGTTGCACGCTGGATCCGCTCTTGGTTGGAGTAGTGGACAGGTAATAGCCGGTGTAAGAAGCAGCCGCGTTGCCGCTCCCTTGATTCAGTAGGGTATCGGAGAGCTGCGCCGCGGCCCCCGCCGTCAAGGTTTGCGGCACGCTGACGCTGGTCTCCACCAGGTCGGGCACGCCTACCGGCAGAGGCGCGGAGGTGGCCACGCAGTTATTGGTCTCGTCGGTCTCCTTCACGTAGTTGTACTGGTCGGCACAGGCAATCAGATAGTAGCTGCCCGGGGCGGTATTCAGCGGAATAGTAACGGTAGCTGCGCCTGAGGAACTGGCTCCCGCTGCCAACGCTGGCACGGAACGAGTCGCACCCAACTGCACGCTGGACCCGCTCTTGCTCAGTGTGGTGGACAAGTAGTAGGCGGTGTAGGAACTTGCAGCGTTGCCGGCCCCCTGGTTGAGCACAGTGTCGGAGATCTGCACCGCAATTCCCGCAGCTAACGGCCCGAGGGGATTGACGCTGCTCTCGACCAGGTCGGGCATGCCCATCGGCAGAGGCGCAGACGTAGCCAGGCAGTTGTTGGTTTCGTCGCTCTCCTTCGAGTAGTTATATTGATCGGCGCAAGCAATCAGGTAATAGCTGCCGGCCGCTGTGTTGAGTGGAATGGTTACAGTAGCCACTCCCGAAGAGGTGGCGCTCGCCGCCAATGCCGGAACTGAGCGGTTGGTTCCCAGCAGCACACTCGATCCGGTTTTAGCCGGTGTGGTGGACAGGTAATAGCCAGTGTAGGAAGCAGCCGCGTTGCCCGTCCCCTGATTCATCACGGTGTCGGAAATCTGCACCGCAACTCCGGCCGCCAACGGTCCCGGCACGCTGAGGCTGCTCTCAACCAGGTCGGGCAAACCCATCGGAAGCGGAGCCGCTGTAGCCACGCAGTTGTTAGTTTCGTCGCTCTCCCTCACGTAGTTGTACTGATCAGCGCAGGCAAGCACGTAATAGCTACCAGCCGCCGTGTTCAGGGGAATCATTACCGTGGCGAGACCGGAAGAACTGGCTCCCGACGGCAGAGCCGGTACGGAGCGGCTCGTTCCCAGCAGCACACTGGAGCTGGTCTTGTTGGGTGTGGTGGACAGGTAATAGCCGGTATAGGAATTACCCGCATTGCCGGTTCCCTGGTTCAGCACGGTATCGGAAACCTGCACCGACACTCCGGCGGCGAGCGGCCCTGTCAGACTTGCCGCGGTCTCAACCAGGTCTGGCAATCCTGCTCCCGAACCTTGCAGGCTGATCGATTGCGGACTGTTGCTGGCGTCATGTGAGACGGTCAGGCTGCCACTCCGATTTCCTACCGCCGACGGCGTGAATGTCACCGTAATCGTGCAGCTTCCACTACCCGCCACAGTGCTTCCACAGTTGTTGCTCTGGTTGAAGTCACCGCTGATCACGATGCTAACAATGTGAAGCGGGGTTTGCGTCTGATTGTTGGTCAGCACTACTTGCTTGGGCGCGCTGGTACTGCCGATCGGCACGCTGCCAAAATCGAGGGCATCAGGCGCCAGAGTGACCGGCGGCGGCACATAACCGATACCCGACAGCGCTGAAATCTGCGGGCTGTTGGGCGCATCGTCGGTAACGGTGAGAGCGCCACTCAGGGAACCCGCTGTTCTTGGGGTAAAGGTGACCGTTATCGCGCAGTTCGTGCCCGGCGCCAGACTCGTGGGACAGGCATTCGTCTGCGCAAAATCGCCGGTGGCAGCAATGCTGACCACGGTCAGCGGCGTGGTCTGGTTGTTGGTGAGGGTTACCGTGCGTGGGCCGCTGGTGGTGTTCAGATTCTGATTGCCAAAAGAAACCGCTGCCGGCGACAAGCTTACCGGAGCCGTGCAGGCTTGCAGCGCTTTATCCACATTCAGGCGCCCTCCGCTGACCGTGATCCCCGTCATGGAAGCGATGTTATCGACATTATTCAGAAGATCCGCTTTGAGCGACGAGGTGCTCAGTGGGCAGCGCGACAGCACCAGTGCAGCCGCGCCGGAGACGTGCGGGGTAGCCATCGAAGTTCCGCTCATCAATTGGTAGTTGCCTCCGGGAATCGTAGAGAGAATACTCACTCCCGGCGCCCCCAGGTGAACGCTTCCTGCTCCGTAATTCGAGAACGACGCCCGGTTATCGTTGTTGTCCGTGGCGGCCACGGCAATCAGGCTGGGCAAGTTGTAAGCGGCGGGATAGAAGGGCATGACGTCGTTATTGGATCCATTGTTACCTGCGGCAAAAACGAACAGCATGTCATTGTCGGCGGCGTGTTGGATTTCATCAGCCAGCGCCTGGGAGTAGCCGCCTCCGCCCCAGCTGTTCGAAACCACGCGAATGTTGGCGCTCTTCGTGGGTGCAAAAGCCTGCTTGGCCTGCACCAGGAACTCGATGGCCTCGATGGCATCCGCCGCCGTCCCCGAACCACTGGAATCCAGGAATTTGGCTCCGATCAGTTTGGTCGTCCAATTGACCCCCACCACACCTAACCCGTTATTGCCGGCCGCGCCGATTGTGCCCGAGACGTGCGTCCCGTGACCATGATCATCCATGGGATCACAGGAATTTGTGATGGCATTGAAGCCGTGGGAGCCGGCTGGGCAGGTGATTGTCTGCCCCGCTATGACGACGGAGAAATCCGATGGCGCAGACCAGACATTAGCGGCGAGATCGGGGTGGGTGTAGTCAATTCCTGTGTCAATCACCGCCACCACCTCATCGGAGGATCCCGTTGAGATATTCCAGGCGGAAGCGGCGCTGATGTCAGCTCCGGGTGTTCCCGGCGAGTACCCGAACGACTGCCCGGTGTTTTGCAGCCCCCAGAGTTCTACAAACCGAGGATCATTCGGCTCGCCGATTACATCGATGATGTAATTGGGCTCCGCGTAAACGACTCCCTCGGCATTTCTCAATTGCTGGAGCAGGACGGCCAGCTTCTTCGAGCGTGAGTGGAGGCGATAAACCTGCTTCAGCCTTCCAACTGGTTTTGCCGAATCCAGATCGTGATCCCTCCACAAGCGTTGCAGCCAGCCAGGTGTCATGCCTTCGAAGCGAACGATGGCTTCGCGGGCAGCGACCTTGTAGCCATTGTGGATCTCGATGTTGTCCTGCGCCCTGAGTACGGGCATGCAAAGTGCCAGGGCAGCAAAGACCAGAAGCAGGGCGGAAGGGCGAAGTGGCGGGCGCATGACTTCCTCCTCTGGAAGAGACTGCGTGGGGTGAACATCGCTCTGAGAAGAGGGACCGGAGACCAGGGGAGAAAAGAGGAATCATCACACCAATTACTTCGAAGAAAGATTCTTGTCTTTACGCCCTTCTTACAGATTGATTACTTTTGGCGAATGCGGCTCAGGGGGTTGAGCCGCTCCGATCTGATGAAATTCTGCACAGGGCTATATTCCCGTAGTGGGTAAGTCTCAGGTCTAGATGAATAATTCCCGTGCTCCCGTATCGAACGGACCTAGCATTTACTCGAATAGGGAAACTCAGCAGTCGGGGGATCCCGGCGCACCCCAGGGACCCTTATGCCCGCAAGCACGAAAAGCGCGGCACATCGCACCACAGCGGGTGGGGTATCGTATTCCTTCAGCCCCTTCGTCCTTGATACCTCAGAACACATGCTGATCTGCGAAGGAAATCCTTTGGAGCTCACGCCCAAGGTTTATCGAACCCTGCTGGTACTGGTCAGCCACGCAGGGCATCTGCTCACGAAGGATGATCTGATAGAAAATGTCTGGCCCGATGCGGTAGTGGAAGAGAGTGGCCTGGCAAGAAATGTGTGTCTGTTGCGGAAAATTTTGGGCGATACGAGCCATCCCGCTCGCTACATCGAAACCATCCCCAAGGTCGGTTACCGCTTCGTGGCTCCTGTAAGAGAAATTCAGGAGACGGCGTCTTCTTCGCCATACCAGCCGGCGATCCAGCGCGACCTCGGAGTGGTGCAGAAGCACAAGAAGCTGCGTCGCAGCATGGAGGCGGCTTGGATGTTCTTCGCCGCCGTCCTGGGGGTGCTGGCGATCCTGTTGGCGCTGGCGCTGCTACTGCTGAGCACGAGGATTCATTAGCTGACTGGGCCTGCTTCTGGCGCGTTCACCAGACCTCTAGTGGCGTTCGTGCAGGGGATTAGCGACTGCGGAGGCCGCCAGTGAAGCCAAGGTCACTTGGTTCCAAACAACGGCTGGCGGTCGACGTGAATGTAAGTGTCGAACTCGACTGCGACCGGATTGCCGGCCTTAAGACATGTCGGGCAGAGACGATTCATCAGCTTGAAGCGCTCGGCGGCTGCCGATTCGCTCTCGGCGTCGATAAATCCCGGCTCACTCTGGTCGGTGTCGATTACCCAAACGTTATGACAGCTGCGGCAGGTCGCTTTGCCGATCGCTCGATAGTGCATGGCGGCAGGGATTATACGTCAGTCCGGCGACAGCAACGCAGATTCACTTACCTAAGAGATAAACGTGAAGAGATCTTCTCTATAGCGGAAAATGGAATTTTAGAAACTGGTAATAATCGCTGCCCAGTTTGGAGAGATATGCACAGAGGGTAAGCAACCCGGCGAGAGACAACCTCCTTCCGGCTGGACTGTGAGCTTGTAAACCAAGCCGGAGCACTGTGATCAACGCCACTGCTATAAGGGACATTAAGATCGTTGGTAATAGGAGGTAGCCCTGCACCATGTACAAGACAAGAACAAGAGCGTATTGAGTTGCGAAGATCACAATTCCAGTTGGTACATTAGGCGATCCGTCACCTTTCTCAAATCGCCAATACCGATACCCGCCAAGCACGCTGCACAGGAATCCCATTGGTGCAAGCAGAGCAAAACCAAACGGCAAGAGCAATTCCCAATCCACACAGCCATTCTCGCAGGGTGGACCACCAGCGTCTAGATTACAGTTGTTACCAGGCGTTAGCGCAACTGAGCGCGATCAAATAACCCGCGATCCCTACCGCACCAGCGCCTCGATCTTCGGACGAAGCTCCTCGTACGTCATCCGTCCAGGATGATAGAGCGCGACGCGGCCGGCCCGGTTGATCAGAACCAGCGTGGGTGTGGTGCTGCAACCGTAGGTACGGAAGTTCTGTGAGCTGACCGGAACCGGAACATCAGTCAGACTCGAGTAGTATTGCTGCCTGACCTGATCGATGTACCTGAGTTCAGTTTGCGGGTTAGCCTCGGCGCCGCCGGCAATGAATCCGTACTGCTGAGTGGGAGCAATCAAGCTTAGACCTTGGGCGGCAAACTCTGACTTCAGCCTGGCCAGGATCGGTCCCTCAATCTTGCAATCCGGACACCAGTGCGCCCAGAAAAACAGAACCACCGGCTTGCCCTTCAGGGCCGCCAGGGACGCCGGCTTTGCGCCCAGATATACACTTTCGCTCAACTCCGGAGCAGGTTTCCCTTCCAGGCTGAGCAGATTGATGTTTTTCTGTATGCGGGCGGCGATGCTGGTTGACTGATACCGCTTCAACTCACCGCGAAGATCCTCGACCGCGGCAGCTCGGTCGCCGCGGGCAGCCATCACCTGAGCCTGCACTTCAATCGCCGCTCCCAGCGCGGTCGCAAGATGCGGATCCGAGTCGATCGGGCGCGTCCCCGCCATCTTCACTGCAAGCTGATGAGTTTCGCGGGCGGACGCGAGCGCCTTATCGTATTGGCGCGCGGCGAGAGTGTCCCGCGCCACCCAGGAGAGCGCCTCCAGCATCTCCGAGGTCACGCCTTGCAGCGCGCGATATTCACGGATGAGTTGCTCGGCGGCGTGGAAATCGCGGCGAGCGTCGGCGGAGCGGACGTCAGTGATAATGTCGGCCGCGCTCAGCGTGGGAATTAGTGCGATAAGAATGAGAGTGAGCCTGCGGAGCATAGAAATTGAGGTCGTTACGATTATCGCAGAAGGTAGCCGTCAGCACTCAGCCCTCAGCCGTTATGGAATTACGGGAACAGAAACGCAAGATCCTTCGGCTCCGCGCCCGCGACCTGCGAAAAGCGCGGGTCGAAAAAGCAAGACGGGCGCGTCGCTCAGGATGAGAGGCTGAAACTATTTCAGTTCTCATACAGACTCGTGCCCCAAAATCTCCCGAACTCGTGGGGGCCCAATTGCGTATCGTAATCAATCAACCCATGAAGATTTTCCGCCGTTGCATCGTTGCGTTAGCCCTTCTCCTTGCATTTCCCGGAGCTTCTTCATTGTTACTGGCGCAAGCGCCCGCCGCTGCCAGCAAGGAACAAGTCCTCGGCCGCTGGGCGGCGGCCCTAGGCGGCAAAGAGAAGCTTGCATCCGTGCGATCGGTATATGTCCGCCTCTCGATGGACACCGGCAACCTCCACGGCTCCCTCGAAATCTGGCAAAACTCTCGCGGACAGCACAAAACCCAACTGGTGCTGGGAGCGTTTCAGCAGACCACGGTCTTTGACGGCAGCCAGGGTTGGCAGCTCGATCAAACCGGCAAAGTTCGCTCGCTGGGCGGAACGGAACTCGAGGACGAAGTCACTGCCGCCTACTTCGCCAGC of Terriglobales bacterium contains these proteins:
- a CDS encoding CARDB domain-containing protein translates to MRPPLRPSALLLVFAALALCMPVLRAQDNIEIHNGYKVAAREAIVRFEGMTPGWLQRLWRDHDLDSAKPVGRLKQVYRLHSRSKKLAVLLQQLRNAEGVVYAEPNYIIDVIGEPNDPRFVELWGLQNTGQSFGYSPGTPGADISAASAWNISTGSSDEVVAVIDTGIDYTHPDLAANVWSAPSDFSVVIAGQTITCPAGSHGFNAITNSCDPMDDHGHGTHVSGTIGAAGNNGLGVVGVNWTTKLIGAKFLDSSGSGTAADAIEAIEFLVQAKQAFAPTKSANIRVVSNSWGGGGYSQALADEIQHAADNDMLFVFAAGNNGSNNDVMPFYPAAYNLPSLIAVAATDNNDNRASFSNYGAGSVHLGAPGVSILSTIPGGNYQLMSGTSMATPHVSGAAALVLSRCPLSTSSLKADLLNNVDNIASMTGITVSGGRLNVDKALQACTAPVSLSPAAVSFGNQNLNTTSGPRTVTLTNNQTTPLTVVSIAATGDFAQTNACPTSLAPGTNCAITVTFTPRTAGSLSGALTVTDDAPNSPQISALSGIGYVPPPVTLAPDALDFGSVPIGSTSAPKQVVLTNNQTQTPLHIVSIVISGDFNQSNNCGSTVAGSGSCTITVTFTPSAVGNRSGSLTVSHDASNSPQSISLQGSGAGLPDLVETAASLTGPLAAGVSVQVSDTVLNQGTGNAGNSYTGYYLSTTPNKTSSSVLLGTSRSVPALPSGASSSGLATVMIPLNTAAGSYYVLACADQYNYVRESDETNNCVATAAPLPMGLPDLVESSLSVPGPLAAGVAVQISDTVMNQGTGNAAASYTGYYLSTTPAKTGSSVLLGTNRSVPALAASATSSGVATVTIPLNTAAGSYYLIACADQYNYSKESDETNNCLATSAPLPMGMPDLVESSVNPLGPLAAGIAVQISDTVLNQGAGNAASSYTAYYLSTTLSKSGSSVQLGATRSVPALAAGASSSGAATVTIPLNTAPGSYYLIACADQYNYVKETDETNNCVATSAPLPVGVPDLVETSVSVPQTLTAGAAAQLSDTLLNQGSGNAAASYTGYYLSTTPTKSGSSVQLGATRSVSALPSGASSAGTTMVTIPASTAAGSYYLIACADQYNYVKEADETNNCLASAPVSVSH
- a CDS encoding transcriptional regulator translates to MPASTKSAAHRTTAGGVSYSFSPFVLDTSEHMLICEGNPLELTPKVYRTLLVLVSHAGHLLTKDDLIENVWPDAVVEESGLARNVCLLRKILGDTSHPARYIETIPKVGYRFVAPVREIQETASSSPYQPAIQRDLGVVQKHKKLRRSMEAAWMFFAAVLGVLAILLALALLLLSTRIH
- a CDS encoding TlpA disulfide reductase family protein encodes the protein MLRRLTLILIALIPTLSAADIITDVRSADARRDFHAAEQLIREYRALQGVTSEMLEALSWVARDTLAARQYDKALASARETHQLAVKMAGTRPIDSDPHLATALGAAIEVQAQVMAARGDRAAAVEDLRGELKRYQSTSIAARIQKNINLLSLEGKPAPELSESVYLGAKPASLAALKGKPVVLFFWAHWCPDCKIEGPILARLKSEFAAQGLSLIAPTQQYGFIAGGAEANPQTELRYIDQVRQQYYSSLTDVPVPVSSQNFRTYGCSTTPTLVLINRAGRVALYHPGRMTYEELRPKIEALVR